The Labilithrix sp. nucleotide sequence CCGCAGCTGTTGCTGCACGTGCGCGTCCCGCAGCGCCCGCACGCCTCCGTCGCGGCGGCCTCGCATTCGCCGCTCTCGCCGCCGCACGGACCGTAGGGGCTCACGGCGCCGCTCGTGCCGTCGGGCGTCGACACGCAGATGGCCTCCTGCTTCCCGCACTTGCCGCAGACCTTCTTGAACTTCTCGTCGATGACGGAGCACGCCGCGCCGACGTCGGGCGCGGGCGTGGAGATCGGTCCTCCGTCCGAGACCGGGCCCGGCCCGGGGCTCGGGTTCGGGCTCGCGCCGCCGTCGCCGAGCGGCGCGTAGCTCGGCTCCTCGGCTTCGTCGTCGACCGCGCCGTTGCCCGTGTCGCTCTTCGGCGGGAGCTTCGCGCTGTTGCTGGGCTGCGTGGGTTCCTGCTCCTGCGTCGGGGTGTACTCGTCCACCTCACCGCTGGCGCTGCAACCGACGACGACCGCGGTCATGCCGAACAATCCGGCGACGACCGAGCCGAGAACAACGGACTTCGTGGTCAACATCGGCGCGGAGCAGTAGCCGGCGCTATTTGCGCAAGCAACGCTACCCAGCGTCTCATTCGGTAGTGATTACGTCGTCCTACGTTGTGTGCCGAGCGACGTCCTCCATCTTTTCCATCACATCGGCGAGCGCGTCCTCGCTTTCTGAAACGGTCTCTCGAACGTCTCAGCCGAGCGAGTAAGGGGAGACCCGGCACCCCTGCTCGTAGTCGGGCCGAGGAGCGGCGCCGGGCACGACGTCGAGGAACGGCAAGAGCGCGAACGCGCGCTCGTGAAGGCGCGGATGCGGGACGACGAGGCGCGGCTCGTTCACCGCTCGGACGATATTTGCATTCTGCATCCAAAGGACGTCCAGGTCGATCGTGCGCGGCCCGTTCCGCTCCGCCCGCACGCGCCCGAGCTCGTGCTCGATCGCGAGCAGCGCATCGAGGAGCGCGATCGGCTCGCCGCCCCACTCGACGAGCACCGCCGCGTTCAAGTAGTCGGGCTGCGGCGGTCCGCCGACCGGCGCGGTCTCGTAGACGCGCGAGCGCGCGACGACCGGCGCGATCGCGTCGATGCGCGCGACCGCCGCCCGCATCGTCGCGAGCCGATCGCCGAGGTTCGCGCCGAGCCCGATGACCGCTCGGGGGAGGGTCAGGGGCTCGACCCCTGGAAGCGCAGCGGGTTCGTGAGCATGCCGGTGAAGCCGCCGTTGACCTCTTCGTCCTGGACGAAGAAGAGGAACGAGCCGTCCTTGAGATCGCCGAGCGCGGCCTCGACGGTGATGACCGCGCCCGCGTCGGTGTCGAAGCGGACGCCGTGGATCTCGACCGACGTAGTGGAGCGCGTCTCGAGGCGCGAGGGCGACGACGAGGAGTACAGGCCGCCGGCGAGGTCCGTCGCGTCGATGTTCGAGAGCGCGCCGCTCGCGGCGGTGATGCTCACGGCGAAGTCGCACGTCTGCGCGGTCCGCGTCGTGTCGCACGTCCACCAGACGTGCCAGTGGCCGCCCGCCGCGTACTCGACGAAGACGCCGACGCCGTCGCCACCGACCGCCTCCATCGTCTGGTTCGTGTCGACCTCGACGAGCATCGGCGACGTGTTGCCGACCGCGCCCGGATCGGACGGCCACGAGCTGCCGCCGCTGCTCGTGGTGCCCGAGACCGGCGGCGGCGACGACGTCTCCGCCGGCGCGTCGCGCAAGCGCCGCGGGGGCTCGTTCTCGTAGACGCACGCCGAGAGGCTCGCCGAGGTGGCGATGAGAGCGATGAGCGAGATCGAAGAACGAAGACCTTGCATCGACGAGCTACCTCCGACGGATCGCGCCGCCCCGGCTGCTGCCGCCGGAGGAACGCGGACTCGAGACACTGGGAGACGAACGCACGCTGGGAGACGAACGAATGACGGACCCGCTCGAGCGCGAAGGCGACGAGCTCACCGAAGGACGCGACGGCGCGCGAGACGGCGCGCTCGAGCGGAAGCTCGGCGACGAGCTGCCGCGCATCACGCTGGAGCTGGAGGAGCTCGGCCGACTCGAGACGCTGGGGCGCGCGCTGAACGCGGGCGAGCTCGCCGGGCGCGACACGCTCGGCTGGCTCGGGCGGAACGTGGGCGACGACGAGACGCTCGGGCTCGAACGGAACGACGGCTGGCTCGAGCGGAACGCCGGCGACGACGAAGGCGACGAGACGCTGGGGCTCGAGCGGAACGACGGCGACGCGGCGACGCGCGGCTGCGCGGGGGCCGACGGCGTGAAGCTCGGCGAGCGCGACGGACCACCGACGCTCCGGCTCGCTCCGACGCTCGGGTTCGCTCCGACGCTCGGGCTCGCGGCGGAGCGGAAGGCGCCGCCGGAGCTCGGACCTTCGCCCGGCCTCATGACCGAAGCGGCGGGCCGATTGACGGCGGCGGTGCGGACCGGAGCGCGTGCGCCGGACGCGACCGCGGTCGACGGGGCGGCGAGGGCGCGCGCGCGGTCCATGCCCGCGTTCTGGCTCTTCGACGGCGGGGCGACGATCGCGTCGCGACCCATGCCGGCCTCTTCCGGGCGCGGGCCGCGGCGGACGACGGGCGCCGCCGCGACGCGCTGGCCGCCGCTCACGGTGGGGCTCGCCGCGACGCGCGTGGGTCCGCCGACGCTCGGGCTCGCGGCGACGCGCTGCGCGGGCGGCGGCGTGTACTCGACCGTGCGCTCGTAGTGCACGCGCGCGGCGGGACCGCGAGCGACGTACGAGCGGAGACCGCCGCCGTAGTAGAAGCGATCGTGTGGACAATACACGTAATGGTCGTAGTAGTTGTAGAACCCGAACGACCAGCCCACCGCGTAGCCGTTCGACCAGTAGTACGCCGGCGGCGCGGGCGCCCAGCCGATGTACCCGTAGCCGGCCGGCCCCGTGCGCCACGTGACCCACGCGCCCGCGTAGCGGCGACCCGGGATCCACGACCAGCGATGACCCGGGAGGTAGACCCAGCGTCCGTAGTGGAACGGCGCCCAACCCCACGAGTAGTCCGAGACCCAGACGTAGTCGGTGTCGTCGGAGTAGGTCCAGTGCCCGGCGGTCACGTACGGCTGGAAGTCCTCGCCGACCTCTTCTTGGGACGGGACCCAGACCGTGCCGTACGTCGAGTCCTCGACCCACCTGCCGTGGCCGTCGAGCGCGGGCTTGAACTCGGTGAGCGCGCTCGGATCCGTCTCGGAGTACTCGTCGGCGTCGCTGTCTTCGCCGAGGGCGATCTCCTGTCCTTGCTGCTGCGCTTGACCCGCCTGCTGCGCCGCGAGCTCCTCCGCCGTGAGCGGACGCGGCGGCGGGGCGTACTCGTATTGTGGAACCTCGGGCTCGGGCTCGTACGCACCGCAGCCGACGGCCCCCAGCCCCAGGAGGGCTGCCCCGACCGCCGTCGTCCACGTCTTCAGGCGCGAAAACATCGTCTCTTCATTCATAGCAACCCCTGCGCCCGGAGGAACCCCGGCCGTGCACATGACGAATCCGGCGGGATCCGACGGGATGCCGCCCCGAACCGTCGACGATTTGTCACGAACCGTGGGAATGAATGCCAACGGGTCGAATCGAGAGGAGGGCGTGACCCGGTCGCCACGACACGACTGTGAACCGGCGTGGACGCCTATCGCCGAGCGGGTTGCCGGTGAGGTTCAGCGTCTCGCCGTGGGCGAGGTCCTCGCCGAGGACCTTCGCGAGGAGGGCGGCGTCGATGCGCTGCTGGCGCAGCGACAGCTCGCGCACGTTCGGGAGCGGCAGCTTCCCGAGCGCGACGAGGTCGGCGGGGCGGAGGCCTTCGAGATCGAGCGCGCGAACAGGGTGCGACGCGAAGAGCGCCTTCGCGCCACGCGCGCCGCGCGGGGGGCTTCGAGAGGTTCGGCGTGCTCGTCAGCAGCGCTTCCCATCCGTTACGGCCGAGCATCAAGACGTCGCGGACGTCGACGAGGAGGTCCTCGACCGGCTGACCTTTCTTCTCGGGTGGAAAGACGACGGTCGCTTGCACGGCGACTCAGGATACGCTGCACTCTTCGAGCGAGGAGAACGAGATGGCCGAAGGGATGATCGATCGGATCGGAGCGATGCAGGACTTCAAGCTGTATCGCGAGCTTCACTGGGAAGGCTCGTTCGAGGAGTACCTCTCCATCGTCCGCGAGCGGCCGCAGGTCACGCGCAACGCGTACCAGCGGCTCTACGACATGATCATCTCGTTCGGGACCGAGGAGTACATCGACAACAAGAAGAAGCTGACTCGCTACAACTTCTTCAAAGACGAGATGAACAATGGCGCGAACGCCATCTTCGGTCTCGACATCCCGCTCATGCGCCTCGTCCACGTCCTCAAGGCGGCGAGCGAGGGCTACGGCCCGGAGAAGCGCGTCATCCTCCTCCACGGCCCGGTCGGCTCGTCGAAGAGCACGATCGCGCGCCTCCTCAAGCAGGGCGCGGAGTACTACTCGCGCACGCCGGACGGCGCGCTCTACTCGTTCGACTGGGTGAACCTCGGCGGCACCGACCTCGCCGGCACGAACACCGATCGCTTCGCGAGCCCGATGAACGACGAGCCGCTCCGCCTCATCCCGCAGGAGTGGCGCCCGAAGGCGGTGCAGGAGCTCGGCCTCTCGAACGATCAGTTCAAGGTGCGCGTCGACGGCGATCTCGATCCCGCGAGCCGCTTCATCTTCAAGAACCTGATGACGAAGTACGAGGGCGACTGGGGCAAGGTCATTCGGAACCACGTCCGCGTCCGCCGCCTCATCCTCTCGGAGAAGGACCGCGTCGGCATCGGCACCTTCCAGCCGAAGGACGAGAAGAACCAGGACTCGACCGAGCTCACCGGCGACATCAACTACCGGAAGATCGCCGAGTACGGCTCCGACTCCGACCCGCGCGCCTTCAACTTCGACGGCGAGTTCAACATCGCGAACCGCGGCATCGTCGAGTTCGTCGAGATGCTGAAGCTCGACGTCGCCTTCCTCTACGACCTCCTCGGCGCGTCGCAGGAGAAGAAGATCAAGCCGAAGAAGTTCGCGCAGACCGACATCGACGAGGTCATCATCGGTCACACGAACGAGGCCGAGTACCGCAAGCTCCTGAACAACGAGTTCATGGAGGCGCTCCGCGACCGCACGATCAAGATCGACATCCCGTACATCACGAAGCTGCACGAGGAGATCAAGATCTACGAGAAGGACTTCGCCGGCGCGAAGATCAAGGGCAAGCACATCGCCCCGCACACGCTCGAGGTCGCCGCGATGTGGGCGGTGCTCACGCGCCTCGAGGACCCGAAGAAGCACAACCTCTCGCTCATCCAGAAGCTGAAGCTCTACGACGGCAAGGTCCTGCCCGGCTACACGCAGGATACGGTGAAGGAGCTGCGGAAGGAGTCCAAGCGCGAGGGCATGGAGGGCATCTCTCCGCGCTACGTGCAGGACAAGATCTCGAACGCGCTCGTCAATGAGGCGGGCGAGGGCACGATCAACCCGTTCATGGTCATGAACGAGCTCGACAAGGGGCTCCGCCACCACTCCCTCATCACGAGCGACGAGCAGCGGAAGCGCTTCGGCGAGATCATCGGCCTCGTGAAGCGCGAGTACGAGGAGATCGTCAAGAACGAGGTCCAGCGAGCGATCAGCGCCGACGAAGAGGCGATCATGAAGCTCGCCGGCAACTACATCGACAACATCAAGGCCTACACGCTCAAGGAGCGGGTGAAGAACAAGTACACCGGCCAGGACGAGGACCCGGACGAGCGCCTGATGCGGTCGATCGAGGAAAAGATCGACATCGCAGAAAACCGGAAGGACGACTTCCGCCGTGAAATCATGAATTTCATCGGAGCGCTCGCGGTCGAGGGCAAGAAGTTCGTCTGGTCGACGAACGACCGCCTCCGCCGCGCGCTCGAGCTGAAGCTGTTCGAGGACCAGAAGGACAGCATCAAGCTGAAGACGCTCGTCTCCGCCGTCGTCGACAAGGACACGCAGGAGAAGATCGACATCATCAAGGCGCGCCTGATGAAGAACTTCGGCTACAACGAGGTCAGCGCGACGGACGTGCTGAACTACGTCGCCAGCATCTTCGCCCGCGGCGACGCGAAGGAATAACGACCCACCGCCCGCTCGCGCCCGACGCGCGGGCGGGCACCCCCGCGCGTCAACGAGCTTGCGTGGGCCACCTTCCGTACCGGCCTCCGCTCGGGATGGGGCGGTGCAGGGTGAGCTGCGGGAACTGGATGTAGCGCGGCGGATCGTTCCCGCGCGGGGCGATCTCGTCCTCGATGCGGCGCACCGAGGGCGTGGGTTGCCACTCGCTCATCGGCACGTACTCGACGTGGCTCGCGGGTGGGGCGGGATCGTCGTCGCACGCGTCCGACCAGTCGCACCGCGCGACCGCCGCCGGCGGTTCGACGCGCACGTAGACCACCTCGCGCGCGGGCATCGCCGGCGAGCGCCCGCACGCGGCACCGCCCAGCGCCGCCGGCAGCACGAGCACGAAGGCGGCGGTGCGCGTGCGCGGGGCCATCTCTCTACTCTGGCAGCAGTAGCTCCACTCGGCAACGCGTCCGCGAGCCGCGCGGGCGGCGACGCGGAGGTGCGGATGGTACGCTCTCGTCATGGCCGAAGACCTCACGACCCGCATCCTGATCGAGATCCGCGACGAGATGCGGAAGACGCGTGAAGAGCTCGGCTCACGCATCGACAAGACCAACGAGCGACTCGACAAGACCAACGAGCGACTCGACCGCCTGGAGCAACGGCAACACGAGGGCGAGATCCGGCTCGCGACGGAGATCGTCGCGGTGGCCGCGGCGGTCCGTCAGCTGACCGAGCATCTCCGGGACGACCGCGAGGTGCGCGCGCAGGTCGCGGATCACGAACGCCGCCTCGCGATCCTCGAGACGAACCGCGCGCCGGGTGAATGACCACACCCGACGCGGTCCGGAGGGCTCGCGCTTCGTGTGACGAGAATTCGGAGCGCGCGGTGCACGAGTGGCTTCGCAGAGCGTCCGTCGCGAGCATCCTCGCGCGCGACGACGCGAAGGAGCAACGAACGGCGACCTTCAGTACTGGACCTTCTCCGGCCGCAGGACGATGCGCGGGCTCATGCAGCTCGAGCTCGACGACGACAGCGCGTTCTTGTCGGTTCCGAGGTCGATGTTCTGGGTCGCGACGGTGATCCCGAAGGACTGGGGCGCGCCGCACGCGACTGTGCCGATGTTGACGGCCGTCGAGCCGTTCGGAACGTCCAGGATGCCCAAGGTCGTGCCCGTCACGGCGAGCTTGAGCGTGCTCGAGGTTGCGCCGCTGGGGAGCGTGACCGGGGAGATGGTGTTCTTCAACGACGCGTTGAACGAATCCCCGCACTTGATCAGCTTCTCGTTCGTCCCGGAGAGCTCGATCCCGAGCAGTCCGCTGCCGCTCGTGCCGCCGGTGCAGTCCTTCGGGTACCCCACGAACCTCACTGCCCTCGGCTGGAGGGTGATCGTCTGCTCCTTGCCGTTGGTCGAGACCGGCGGCTTGAACGGGGCCGTAGGAGCCTGAGGGCTGTACTTGAGCGTGACAGGGAGCGGGCCGCAGGTGGCCAACGGATTCACCTGCGCGGTCACCTGGATCGGTTTGTCCCCTTGCTTCGCCGTGAACGGGACGACGCTCCCGTTGACGGTGAGCTGCCCTTTGATGTTCTCGGGGAAGGGAACGTCCTGACCGCCGCTCTTCGCCCCCACGTAGATCTTCCACGTCGACGGGGGGACGGCGGACGGGATCATGTTGGTGTACTTGGTGTGGATGCAACCAAGCTCGCTATCCGGCTTGTACAGCGCAAGCTCGTAGGTGGCCGGCTTCTGCGCCTCGACCGGGAGGGCGGCGGTGATGATCGCGACGGTAGCCGATGGGACGCCACACCGAACGCGACCATGCAGGCTTCCAGCGCGACTTAACGCACGTTTAAGGGGCGTCCAAACGCGGATGCGAGGCCAGCAGCTCGGAGGTCGAGCAGCTCCCAGCGCCACTTAATGCACCTTTAAGCGCTAGTCTCGTAGACGGTGATGGGCGTGAAGCATCGCTTGGGGCTCGGCGTCGCGATCGCGGTGTGCACGGCGGCTTGCTCGTTCCTCGTCGACACGAGCGATCTGATCGTCGCCACCCCGGCGGCCTCCAACGACGGCGATAGCGGCGGCGGTGCGGTGGACGGCGGCGGCGGCGCGGAGGGCTCGGCCACGCCCGTGACCGTGGACGAAGCGGGCGCGCCGGACGCCGCGGTGGACGCCTCCTCGCCCTGCGCCACGGCGCACGCGTTCTGCGACGACTTCGACGACGCGCGCCAAGAGGTGGGCAAAGGCTGGACGCGGGTGCAGACCGCGACCGGGCCGGTGGACTTCGACGACGTCGTGGCGCGCTCGGCGCCGCGATCGCTGCGCACGGCCGTGACGCCGGCGAAGGGAACGCGGAACGGTGGGCTCTGGAAGTCCATCTCGACGCCGGGCGGGAAGCTGCACGTCGAGCTCGACGTCTTCGTCGAGAAGGCTGCGGCGGGCGCGAAGGCGGACCACATGATCCCGGTCGAGATCGACTTCTATCCGCCGCCGGCGACGTACGAGTACCACGGGGTCTTCCTCAGCGTGAGGAACAACCAAACCGTCATCGCGTACTTCGCGGAGCGTCCGCAGGGCCAGGGCGACACGTACATGGTGGAGGCTCCGGTCACGTTCGCGCTCGGGACGTGGCAACACGTCGTCTTCGACTACGACATCCCGGCACGCAAGGCCGTCGCGACGGTCGGCGGCGCCACGTTCGAGGTCGACGTGAAGGAGACGCCGACGCCGACGACCTCGGTCGAGGTCGCGGTCGGCGCGCCCTACGTCCACGAGGTGGAGGGCACGTGGACGTCGCGCGTCGACAACGTCGTCGTGGACCTTCCATGAGCTCTCGCGTCGAGCACCACGATCGTGGGTCTCCCCTCTGCTCGAAGCCGCGAGTGGCACGAGCGCCGCGAAGACCTGAAGGAAACGCGCTCGATCGCGCGCGGGTGGCGGCGTATCCTCCATCCGATGGTCTTCTCTCGCGGCCTCCGCGTCGCGCTCTGCGGCGCCGCGGCGTTCCTCGCGTGCTCGGAAGAGCCGCCGGGGGCGGGGCCGAAGCGCGAAGAGAAGAACCCCGACGGCACGGTGAAGGTCGAGTGCGGGACCGCGACGACGAAGGCGTGCGAAGGCACGAGCTGCAAGGACGGCGGCGAGTGCGAGAGCAAGAAGTGCGAGGCGGGAAAATGCACGCGGCCGCTCCCGGCCTCCGCCACCGACGGGAAGAAGAACAACGACGAGACCGACATCGACTGCGGCGGCAAGAACGCCGAGAAGTGCGCCGACGACAAGGCGTGCAAGGTCGACGGCGACTGCAAGAACGACCTCTGCAAGAGCGACAAGTGCGCCGCGCCGAGCGCGACCGACGGACGCAAGAACGGCGACGAGACCGACATCGACTGCGGCGGCTCCTCGACGAGCGCGCCGAAGTGCGCGGCGGGCAAGGGCTGCGCCGTCGACGGCGACTGCACCACCGACGGCTGCGACGAGACGAAGAAGTGCGCCCTCGCGCGGAGCTGCGTGCCGATCAACGGCGGGCTCACCTGCGGCGAAGGCGAGGTCGGCGCGCCGGAGGCGAAACACGAGAGCTGCTGCACCGCGCTCCCGATCCCCGGCTCGCAGACGAAGCTCGACAAGTACGAGATCACCGCGGGCCGCATGCGCGCGTTCATCGAGCGCACGCAGGGCGACGTCCGCGGCTGGTACGACGCGAACGAGGGCACGCTCGGCGAAGCGGCGAAGGCGTCGATCGAGCCGTTCAAGGAGAGCCTCCCGAAGAACGAGGACCAGGCGATCGAGCACGTCGCCGCGCACGTGTTCCTCGCCGATCGCCCCAGCACCGCGCAGGGGTGTTACGTCGGCAACCAGGGCGATCAAGCCTTCGGCGCGCACACGTACTGGACCGGCGCGACCGAGGGCGAGGACCGCGCCTACGACCAGGCCGACCTCGATCGCCGCTCGCTCAACTGCGTCACGTATCCGATCGTCGCGGCGTTCTGCGCGTGGGACGGCGGGCGCCTCCAGACGTGGGAGGAGAACAGCGCCGCCTACGGCGCCGGCAAGTATCCGTGGGGCGAGACGCCGGAGGCGGGCGGGCAGAACAACTTCCCGTTCCCCGACGGCCCGTACCAGAACATCGGACCCGGCGCGTTCCCGACGCCGCCGACGCCCGCGC carries:
- the folK gene encoding 2-amino-4-hydroxy-6-hydroxymethyldihydropteridine diphosphokinase, with translation MRLRREHHRRERRALEHRRDGPRRRPVLLVVALAPRDALHYVGRDPRRPLRHRRGRGHHRRGRARRSQGRLVPLLRPGRRGQRRLHRHAHEPAALPGVEPLTLPRAVIGLGANLGDRLATMRAAVARIDAIAPVVARSRVYETAPVGGPPQPDYLNAAVLVEWGGEPIALLDALLAIEHELGRVRAERNGPRTIDLDVLWMQNANIVRAVNEPRLVVPHPRLHERAFALLPFLDVVPGAAPRPDYEQGCRVSPYSLG
- a CDS encoding serine protein kinase, with product MAEGMIDRIGAMQDFKLYRELHWEGSFEEYLSIVRERPQVTRNAYQRLYDMIISFGTEEYIDNKKKLTRYNFFKDEMNNGANAIFGLDIPLMRLVHVLKAASEGYGPEKRVILLHGPVGSSKSTIARLLKQGAEYYSRTPDGALYSFDWVNLGGTDLAGTNTDRFASPMNDEPLRLIPQEWRPKAVQELGLSNDQFKVRVDGDLDPASRFIFKNLMTKYEGDWGKVIRNHVRVRRLILSEKDRVGIGTFQPKDEKNQDSTELTGDINYRKIAEYGSDSDPRAFNFDGEFNIANRGIVEFVEMLKLDVAFLYDLLGASQEKKIKPKKFAQTDIDEVIIGHTNEAEYRKLLNNEFMEALRDRTIKIDIPYITKLHEEIKIYEKDFAGAKIKGKHIAPHTLEVAAMWAVLTRLEDPKKHNLSLIQKLKLYDGKVLPGYTQDTVKELRKESKREGMEGISPRYVQDKISNALVNEAGEGTINPFMVMNELDKGLRHHSLITSDEQRKRFGEIIGLVKREYEEIVKNEVQRAISADEEAIMKLAGNYIDNIKAYTLKERVKNKYTGQDEDPDERLMRSIEEKIDIAENRKDDFRREIMNFIGALAVEGKKFVWSTNDRLRRALELKLFEDQKDSIKLKTLVSAVVDKDTQEKIDIIKARLMKNFGYNEVSATDVLNYVASIFARGDAKE